A stretch of the Aegilops tauschii subsp. strangulata cultivar AL8/78 chromosome 4, Aet v6.0, whole genome shotgun sequence genome encodes the following:
- the LOC109754262 gene encoding protein unc-13 homolog → MGPRLLQHYRSRSASYARSPDADALHGSPGPGTAAAADALDCPFGRLDGLSRADVREAAYEVFFMSCRAGGGGNAKGAACDGAEGGDASPRIGAGPRGGTGMNVVNSRVKRALGLKARRATQPSTALRSGSMNASSAPGSPGRAVRAPAGSPRARRPMTSAEIMRQQMRVTEHGDARLRKTLMRTLVGQVGRRAETIILPLELLRQLKLPDFADGAEHHQWQRRQLKLLEAGLITHSSVPLDHRHSASVLRFREVVEAAEARAIDTGKASDAMRALCDAVLALAWRSAPAGEACHWADGYPLNVLLYVSLLQGIFDLRDETVVLDEVDELLELMRRTWATLGINRMLHNVCFAWVLFQQYVATGQVEPDLAGAALAVLAEVAADAGARQDNPRDPVYARVFSTALGAIRDWSEKRLLDYHEWYGNGGTGTGTAALECALSLALGAGKIIAESVHTDHECGGDRVDYYIRCSMRSAFTKVLESGLGQEHGMLSGHQRDVDDTSGILTQLAKDTEELAQWERECFSRELRRWHPFPAAVAAVTLHGCYGVVLKQYLGKAVCLTDELVRVLHAAGRLEKALVQMVADDDGEPVVREVVPYDVESVVVGFLRTWVEERLRVARECLLRAKDTESWTARSKNEPYAQSAVDLMKLAKATLDEFFAIPVSARDGMLQDLADGLGAVFQDYVSFLASCGNKQSYLPPLPALTRCNQDSTIKRLWKRAAVAPCRVPLTSGGRGNASYHGGGQSVSAASGHNPRPSTSRGTQRLYVRLNTIHYILSHIQALDKSLSFFSAGGGACTSPSTTSRLLAAPCCHFDHARTAAQTAIAHVAEVAAYRLIFFDSHHSFYDGLYAGGVADARIRPALRTLKQNLSLLVSILVDRAQPVAVREVMKASFQAFLMVLLAGGNHRSFTREDHGMVEEDLRSLKRAFCTRGEGLVAEDVVESEAEAAEGVVALMGQTAERVVEELSIATTTAAACGGSPRAALPMPLTTRRWCRTDPDTILRVLCHRDDEAASQFLKRAFQLPKRR, encoded by the exons ATGGGGCCGCGCCTCCTGCAGCACTACCGCTCCCGCTCCGCCTCCTACGCGCGCTcgcccgacgccgacgccctccACGGCAGCCCCGGCCCCGGCACCGCGGCCGCCGCCGACGCCCTCGACTGCCCCTTCGGCCGCCTCGATGGCCTCTCCCGCGCCGACGTCCGCGAGGCCGCCTACGAGGTCTTCTTCATGTCCTgccgcgccggcggcggcggcaacgcCAAGGGCGCGGCATGTGACGGCGCCGAAGGCGGGGACGCCTCGCCCAGGATCGGCGCCGGGCCCAGGGGCGGCACCGGGATGAACGTCGTCAACAGCCGGGTCAAGCGCGCGCTCGGGCTCAAGGCGCGCAGGGCCACGCAGCCGTCCACCGCCCTGCGCAGCGGCAGCATGAACGCCTCGTCCGCGCCGGGTTCCCCCGGCCGCGCCGTGCGGGCGCCGGCCGGGTCGCCCAGGGCCAGGCGGCCCATGACCTCCGCCGAGATCATGCGGCAGCAGATGCGCGTCACGGAGCACGGCGACGCGCGCCTCCGCAAGACGCTCATGCGCACCCTCGTCGGACAG GTGGGCAGAAGAGCGGAGACGATCATCCTGCCGCTGGAGCTGCTGCGGCAGCTCAAGCTGCCCGACTTTGCCGACGGCGCCGAGCACCACCAGTGGCAGCGCCGCCAGCTCAAGCTCCTCGAGGCGGGCCTCATCACGCACAGCTCCGTCCCGCTCGACCACCGCCACAGCGCCTCCGTGCTCCGGTTCCGCGAGGTCGTGGAGGCAGCCGAGGCCCGCGCCATCGACACCGGCAAGGCCTCCGACGCCATGCGCGCCCTCTGCGACGCCGTGCTCGCGCTCGCCTGGCGCTCCGCCCCCGCCGGCGAGGCCTGCCACTGGGCCGACGGGTACCCTCTCAACGTGCTCCTTTACGTCtccctcctccagggcatcttcGACCTCAGGGACGAGACCGTCGTGCTCGACGAGGTGGACGAGCTCCTGGAGCTCATGAGGAGGACGTGGGCGACGCTCGGCATCAACCGGATGCTGCACAACGTGTGCTTCGCCTGGGTCCTCTTCCAGCAGTACGTGGCCACCGGGCAGGTCGAGCCGGACCTCGCCGGCGCGGCGCTCGCGGTGCTCGCGGAGGtggccgctgacgccggcgccaGGCAGGACAACCCCCGTGACCCCGTGTACGCGCGGGTCTTCTCCACCGCTCTTGGCGCGATACGTGACTGGTCCGAGAAGCGCCTGCTTGACTACCACGAGTGGTACGGGAATGGCGGCACCGGCACCGGCACCGCGGCGTTGGAGTGCGCTCTGTCTTTGGCGCTCGGCGCGGGCAAGATCATCGCCGAAAGTGTGCACACGGATCACGAATGCGGCGGCGATCGCGTCGATTACTACATCCGTTGCTCGATGAGAAGCGCCTTCACCAAGGTCCTGGAGAGCGGGCTCGGGCAGGAGCACGGCATGCTCTCCGGCCACCAGCGCGACGTGGACGACACCAGCGGGATCCTGACGCAGCTCGCCAAGGACACGGAGGAGCTGGCCCAGTGGGAGCGCGAGTGCTTCAGCCGGGAGCTGAGGCGGTGGCACCCGTTCCCGGCGGCGGTGGCCGCGGTGACCCTGCACGGCTGCTACGGCGTGGTGCTGAAGCAGTACCTGGGCAAGGCCGTCTGCCTGACCGACGAGCTGGTGCGCGTGCTGCACGCGGCGGGCAGGCTCGAGAAGGCCCTGGTGCAGATGGTGGCGGACGACGACGGCGAGCCGGTGGTGCGGGAGGTGGTGCCCTACGATGTCGAGTCCGTCGTGGTCGGCTTCCTCCGGACGTGGGTCGAGGAGCGGCTCAGGGTCGCCAGGGAGTGCCTCCTCAGAGCCAAAGACACCGAG AGCTGGACCGCGAGGTCCAAGAATGAGCCGTACGCGCAGTCGGCGGTGGACCTGATGAAGCTGGCCAAGGCCACCCTTGACGAGTTCTTCGCGATCCCGGTGAGCGCGAGGGACGGCATGCTGCAGGACCTCGCCGACGGCCTCGGCGCCGTCTTCCAGGACTACGTCTCCTTCCTCGCCTCCTGCGGCAACAAGCAGAGCTACCTCCCGCCGCTGCCGGCGCTGACGAGGTGCAACCAGGACTCGACGATCAAGCGGCTGTGGAAGAGGGCGGCGGTGGCGCCGTGCCGGGTGCCCCTGACGAGCGGCGGGCGCGGCAACGCGTCGTACCACGGCGGAGGCCAGAGCGTGAGCGCGGCCAGCGGGCACAACCCGCGGCCGTCCACCAGCCGCGGCACGCAGCGCCTCTACGTCCGGCTCAACACGATCCACTACATCCTCAGCCACATCCAGGCGCTGGACAAGTCGCTCTCCTTCTTCTCCGCGGGCGGCGGAGCATGCACCTCGCCGTCCACCACGAGCCGGCTCCTCGCCGCACCGTGCTGCCACTTCGACCACGCGCGTACCGCGGCCCAGACGGCGATCGCCCACGTCGCCGAGGTGGCCGCGTACCGGCTCATCTTCTTCGACTCGCACCACTCGTTCTACGACGGGCTGTACGCCGGCGGCGTGGCCGACGCGCGCATCCGGCCGGCGCTCCGCACGCTGAAGCAGAACCTGTCGCTCCTCGTCTCCATCCTGGTGGACCGCGCGCAGCCGGTGGCGGTGCGGGAGGTGATGAAGGCCTCGTTCCAGGCGTTCCTGATGGTGCTGCTGGCCGGCGGCAACCACCGGAGCTTCACGAGGGAGGACcacggcatggtggaggaggacctgCGGAGCCTGAAGCGGGCCTTCTGCACGCGCGGGGAGGGCCTGGTGGCGGAGGACGTGGTGGAGagcgaggccgaggccgccgaggGCGTGGTCGCGCTCATGGGGCAGACGGCGGAGCGGGTCGTGGAGGAGCTAAGCAtcgcgacgacgacggcggcggcctgCGGCGGGTCGCCCCGGGCCGCTCTGCCGATGCCGCTGACGACGAGGCGGTGGTGCCGGACGGACCCGGACACGATCCTCCGCGTGCTCTGCCACCGCGACGACGAGGCCGCGAGCCAGTTCCTGAAGCGCGCGTTCCAGCTCCCCAAGAGGCGGTGA
- the LOC109754269 gene encoding uncharacterized protein, giving the protein MPLVPADYKNVIRPLFDQVRPCVISIQAWTPAKKVKGGMKEESLPPAEECRDAPDVNKVETKREPAGVGFIVHCSDNFTVVTVDQSYKFQGQQAIVKFCDETIATNTRVIRLKGPTNLIVANIPHGDWKAVRYDQIKEEGHSQIVLCIFSLVTRLLPCVSRIISPRCIAVLANGRKVPGSEQTFSFNLPMAGKEHNKENKDHSVLFDFLRDQVLGAPVFDTYGNLVGSVHECGTSFDFKFGVRSEYLQDTLYKWLAGRQWKDVNKPGSQIWHPDDEERIDRGMRVGLRGGLWGLPHVPLDQEEEEDSFQFDSLVATADSQTSGGKENVPLDQEEEEANFQFDWLVATGDSQTSGEKEKKFEGDKVAVDKVSSDIVDLRSDNFVADGVITKYLKHLSSTKLNDDEVYLADATVSSAYAHDASSINVELLRRSRLVLLPVNNNTNFGRADLGTHWSLFLIDAINGPPPQFYHMDSLDGLNRSAADRLATALGAVFPDARGVVQVPTPRQKNAYDCAIYVMALAKSIITWWKSRTESTKHWMQMIQTDVTEENVHTLRHDFADRVEQDEKNQK; this is encoded by the exons GAATGTCATACGTCCTCTGTTTGACCAAGTAAGACCATGTGTCATTTCTATTCAAGCATGGACACCAGCAAAGAAAGTCAAGGGTGGCATGAAAGAGGAATCATTGCCACCGGCAGAGGAATGCAGAGATGCCCCGGACGTCAATAAGGTGGAGACCAAACGGGAACCAGCTGGTGTTGGATTTATTGTGCACTGTAGTGATAATTTTACAGTTGTAACGGTGGATCAATCCTACAAGTTCCAAGGGCAGCAGGCAATTGTGAAGTTCTGTGATGAAACAATAGCTACCAATACAAGGGTGATCAGACTGAAAGGGCCCACGAACCTAATTGTGGCAAATATTCCTCATGGTGATTGGAAAGCGGTTCGGTATGATCAAATCAAAGAGGAAGGACATTCTCAGATTGTGCTTTGCATTTTCTCTCTAGTCACGAGGCTATTGCCGTGTGTATCTCGCATTAT TTCGCCAAGATGCATTGCTGTCCTTGCAAATGGCCGCAAGGTTCCTGGAAGTGAGCAGACTTTCAGTTTCAATCTTCCAATGGCAGGAAAAGAACACAATAAAGAAAATAAAGATCATTCTGTGTTGTTTGATTTCCTCAGAGATCAGGTTCTTGGAGCTCCCGTCTTCGATACATATGGAAACCTTGTTGGATCTGTTCATGAATGTGGAACTTCATTTGATTTTAAGTTTGGCGTGAGATCAGAGTATCTACAGGATACATTATATAAGTGGTTGGCCGGGAGACAATGGAAG GATGTAAACAAACCAGGATCGCAGATTTGGCATCCGGACGACGAGGAGCGCATTGACAGGGGCATGAGGGTAGGACTGAGGGGAGGTCTATGGGGTTTGCCGCATGTGCCTCTGgatcaagaagaagaagaagacagcTTTCAGTTTGATTCGTTGGTAGCTACTGCTGATAGCCAAACTAGTGGTGGCAAGGAAAATGTGCCTCTGgatcaagaagaagaagaagccaacTTTCAGTTTGATTGGTTGGTAGCTACTGGTGATAGCCAAACTAGTGGTGAGAAGGAAAAGAAATTTGAAGGAGACAAAGTGGCGGTGGACAAGGTCAGCTCAGACATTGTGGATCTTCGTTCCGACAATTTCGTAGCAGACGGTGTTATCACCAAGTACTTGAAGCATTTATCTTCTACTAAGCTCAATGATGATGAAGTGTATCTTGCTGATGCAACTGTGTCTTCGGCGTATGCTCACGATGCTTCATCCATCAATGTCGAGTTACTACGACGCAGTCGCCTTGTGCTCTTGCCGGTTAACAACAACACCAATTTTGGGCGGGCTGACTTGGGCACACATTGGTCTTTATTCCTTATTGATGCCATCAACGGGCCACCACCACAGTTCTACCACATGGATTCTCTGGATGGACTAAATCGTTCTGCTGCAGATCGTCTTGCTACAGCACTCGGTGCAGTCTTCCCTGATGCACGCGGTGTTGTGCAGGTGCCCACACCAAGACAAAAAAATGCGTATGATTGTGCAATATATGTCATGGCGTTGGCAAAAAGTATCATTACATGGTGGAAAAGCAGAACCGAGTCCACAAAGCATTGGATGCAAATGATACAGACAGACGTGACCGAAGAGAATGTCCATACCTTGAGACACGACTTTGCTGATCGAGTAGAGCAGGATGAAAAAAATCAGAAGTGA